The stretch of DNA TTTATAACGAGGGTGGGCAACTGATCTATATTGTGCCCCCACAAGCCACCGCCTTAATTATCGCCAACAACTATGGCAACTTTGGTAATACTGCTGTTAGCAATTTAATATTCCAATTCGGCTATGATTACCGCGGCAGGCTTACCACCAAAAAAGTGCCGGGTGCCGATGCAATGAATGTTATTTACGACCCGCTGGAACGGCCTGTATTGATGCAGAATGCTAAACTAAAGGCAACCAATCAATGGAATTACATCAAGTACGACAGCAAGGGGCGTGCTATTGCGCAGGGCTTGTATACCAATACCACCTACACTACACAGGCAACTATGCAGGCCTATGTTGACGGGCTGGATTATTCCACCTATTGGTTTGAGACCAGAACATCCAGCTCTGGCGCTGGTTACTACAGCAATAACGTATTCCCCAATATCAACATATACGGACTGGCCTATAGCTATTACGATAACTACGACCTTAACCAGGACGGCACCGATGATTACAGCTACATTACGCAAAGCATATCAGGTGAAGGGACGGCGGTAACATTTAACCGTGGCATGCCTACCATCAACAGGAAGCGCACCGTGGGCCAGGGTTTGGCCGATATGTGGCTGATCAGTATTGTTTTTTATGACAAGTATGGCCACGCCATACAACAGCAAAGTAATAACCACTTATACAGTACCGTAAGCGATATTAAAACGATCTCGTATAAGTTTAGCGGTGTGCCCATACAAAGCAAAACCACTAAAGTGGTAGGCACATTTACATCCAATACCACAACCGTACTCATCACATTCAGCTACGACCACCGCGATAGGGTTACCCTGTTGCAGCAAAAGTATAATGGACAGTCGACCTTTAAACTTGCCGGATATACTTATAACGAATTAGGGCAATTGATAGATAAGCAACTGCACACGCCATTTGGGGGCAGTACATGGCTGCAATCGATAGATTATAGGTACACCATTCGGGGGCAGCTCAGTTCAATCAATAACAGCAAGCTAATTGCCGATGCTAATAATGACGACACGAATGATGTGTTCGGTATTAACTTACTGTATAACGAAACGGATAGCAACCTGGGTAATACCGCCGAATATACCGGCATGTTATCAGGCTCTAAATGGATGACGGTAGACGGATCGGGAACGAAGGGCTACGAGCGCAGCTATAAATATAGCTACGACCAAATGAACCGCTACACGGCGGCCAATTATGCCGAACGCAGCACAACAGGTACAGGAGCTTTTAACATCAATGTTAATGGGTTTACCGAGTATAACCTCACTTATAATGAGAATGGCAACCTGCTTACTTTAAGGCGCGATTCATCTATGCAGGGTGGTACGTATAGCAATACCGATTACCTGGGCTACACTTACGATACCAACAACCCTAACCAGCTAAGTAAAGTAACAGATGGTACCACACCGCAGTTCGTCAACTCAGGCTTCCGTAATTTAACAGGTACCACAACAGGGACGTATACCTATGACAGTAGCGGCAATACCACAGGAGACCCTTACAAGGGATTAAGTATAACCTACAACTATCTGAATAAAACGGATAAGATAACATCTACACAGGATGCCGGCAAATACGTTTATTACGCCTACGACGGCGGGGGTACGCTTTTACGCAAGCAGATTTATAGTGCTGGCACTATACAAAGCACAACTGATTATATAGATGGATTTGTATATTCAGGTGCCGGAAACAATACCGCGCATACTATGGGCTACTTTGCCACTCCGGAGGGACGGGTACGCAACAATGCCGGGACATTTATTAATGAGTATGTAATTACCGACCAGCAAGGCAACGCAAGGGTGACGTTTGATAATGGCGGCACAGGTGCCACCGCAAGGGTAATACAGGAAAACAGTTATTACCCCAGTGGACTTATCATGCCAAACAGTACGGTTAGCACACCAACGGTTCCCAACAAAAAGCTCTACAACGACGAAAGCGAATGGCAAAACGACCTGGGCAACAGCCTGCCCGATTATTATCAAACTTTTTATAGGAATTATGATGCTACAATTGGTAGATTTATAGCCGTTGACCCAATGGCGGAGCAGACAGGCGAGCTGTCGCCCTACCAGTATGGCAACAATAACCCAGTGATGTTGAATGACCCAATGGGAGATTATGTTGTCATCCCAAATGCAGTCAGCACTAACGGGGTTAACTTTTTAACAGTAGCTACTACCAATCTTACACAGTTCCGGAATATGTTTAAGCGGGATAGCGAAGCCGAGTTAGGGTCATTAACAATTGATATGCAAAATGAAATTATTGACTATAATGGTCATGGTGGTCCATACATTCTACTTAGTATGAATGAACTTGAAGATGCAGTATATGCTAAGGCCAAGTATGGATCGGATGCTCTAAGGTTTGGTCCGGGATATATTAAAATAGAATATCAAACGGGCTCAAATGTAGGTATGGACCCTACAATTACTTGGCATTCTCAAACCATTAAGGTTGGGCAGGGAGCCAGTGAGGGGGGACAGTATAAAACTATTGATAATTCTTGGGATGCTTTTACACATTATTACAGCGGCAATGGTCAGCCTGTTAGGCTTGGTCCAAATACAGTAGCAGCGTTACTGAATAGCAAGCAGTTTAAAGCTAGTTATAGGAACATTAAGTCAGGCCATGTGAACACAACAAACGGACGTTTCAACGTCAATCTGACAGACGCTATATTTCATGTCGGGCGAACAAACGTTACTTGGTCAATAAGCAACGAAGGCCACAAGTATACAGTTGTTTTCAATTTATTCGTTGATGATGGATTTTGGGATCCTGACTTTATTGATGAGCGATATCTTAAAGGGCCTAAATTTGTTCCTGATGGAAAAGGTCCAAATCTGGAAAGAGGAGGAACTCCATACGATTATATTCCATCAACAGTAATTTTTAAATTTGAAAGGCCTTAATATGAAAAAGTTAATCTTAATTATTATTTCTGCAGTTCTAAGCCTTTTAGTGTGTTTTTTTTATTTAGATTATCAATTATATTATTATGGGCGAAATGACCTCAAATCTTACCATTCCCTTCCGTTTAATATTACTCCTATTTTCTTAAATGACTTTGAAGGCGGATTCTATTTGGCAGACGAGGATGGATTGAGTATAATTAGTAAAGGTGAAAATAATTGGATATCTGGCGAGCATCTGACGATAAACAAATTGATCGGATATGGATTTTCTAAAGACCAAATGGTTGTTAAAGTAAAAGATTCAAGAAATGATTTTAAATATGTAGAAATTAGAAAAGGGTCAGGTTCAAATCAGGCTCTGAGCTTTAGAATCATTAATACTCCACCTTTGATATCTGGAAAATTTAAATTCATTGAGCTGGATGCCAACTACATTTCCAACTTCTACATCGTCAGAAATTATATTGAATTGTTTATTATATTTTTTACTGGGTTCATATTATATATTTTATTTAAAAGAAAAGCATTAAATAAAAACAACCAATGACATTATAAAGTTGGCGAGTAGGTACCTTAAGGATTTACTTCTAAGTACGCTAGACAACTTCGAAACACCATTGCAGCCTTTTTTCCATCGTGCTCAATTCCTGTTATTTTACCATTCCTTTCGTAATGAAATAACTGCCGCTCAGCCAGCCGGGCAATGAAGACCTGTTGTGACCTGGCATCAGCAAAACATTGCTGTACCGCCGTGAATATATGCTCTCGCTGTTCCCTATTCCATTGTGCATAACTAATAGATGTACCCTTGCCATGCGTGGGAAAGCTTTTGCTTATTTCGGGATAGTGCTGTTTATGATAGTGCTGAAATGACTGCTTCAGTTCAAACAATTGCGCCTTAGAAAGCCCAAAAGATTTGCCAGTGCGAAAGTGCAAAGCAGATACGGCGAAGTGGCAATCGCAACCCATTTTATTGCGGTTTGCTATCGCATAAAATGCTCGAGGGAAAAGTCCTCTCGGTGGCTTACAGCGGATTATTTGACGAAACCGAAGTTGCAATATTTCATATTTCCAGAGGGTATCTTTTACAACAAGGTTACGGATAAGTGTCGAACCGCTAGAATTAATTCCCTGTTTGCGTATTTTCGTTGTTTTCAGGAAGTTATTACAAATAAAAAAAGAGATGCTGCGGATATTACTCTCGACTGCATCTCTTTTGCTCCTTTGGTAGCCGAAAGGGGATCGAACTCATTACAACTTGCAAATATTTTAACTATTTAGTGCTAACCCAATTTATTTCGAAGCATGGCCATATCATCGCTTACTTTCTTCTCCAGCACTCGGGCGTAGATTTGTGTTGTTGCAATTTTTGTATGTCCTAACATCTTGCTAACGGTTTCAATAGGAACCCCATTAGAAAGCGTTATGGTGGTCGCAAATGTATGACGAGCAATATGGAAGGTTAAATTCTTTTTAATGCCGCAGACGTCAGCTATTTCCTTTAGGTAGCTATTTACTTTTTGATTGCTGATGATGGGGAATACAGTGCCCTTCACTTTTGCCCTGACATTGTTTTTGTAATTTTTCAAAATCTCCTGTGCCTGTCCGAGCAATGGCGTATTTACAGGAATAGATGTTTTCTGTCGAAAAGTTTTGATCCATAGTTCAGCATCGATGCCTTTTACAATATGTTCCGGTTTTAAGTTCATCACATCCACGTAGGATAAGCCTGTATAACAACAAAACACAAACATATCTCTCACCATTGCGAGGCGCTCTATGTCAAAAGTTTTCTTCTCAATGGAGTCTAACTCCCATTCATTGAGAAAATCCTTTTCAACCTTTTTCTTTTTCATTTTAAAACCTTTAAAAGGATCCTTATCCAGCCAGCTGAGGCTTATTGCAAGATTTACCATTTTTTTAAGCCGGACAAGGTGCTTCAGCACTCCGTTGGTATCCATTGGTTTCTGATGATCGGCTGGTTTGTGATTGTATAAGAAAATTTCGAAGTCAGCAATGAATTTGTAATTGAGGAGAGAAAGAGCAATATCCTCCTTCTTGAATTTTAACTTGTAGAATTTGATAAGGTAACGCTGTGTTACATAATAATGCCTCATCGTACCAATACTTAATAAGGCCATTGCCTGTTCGTTGTGAAAAGCTACCAATTTGGAAAACATGATAGGGCTATCCTCTTGGACGTTCCCGAGAAAAGCATCTTTTAAAGATTCGCATGTAATACGGTTCCCATTTAATTCCAAATCCCGGTAATGACTTTTGATGGTCATCCGGACTTCGTCCAGGTATTCATTGATCGCGCGTCCTTGTTTGGTGTCTTTCCGGCCATATCCCTTGACCCGATCCCAATGTTCCGCATCAGCCTGGAAGTTTTTGAGTGACATATAGCTTTTCTGCCCGTCGACCACAATACCTAAAAAGACCGGCGCAAAGCCGTCTCTCATCCTTTCCGTCCTGATTTTGAAATGGACGTTGAATCTGTTTGTTGCTTTCATAATTAATCTGTTTTAATAGATTTTTAAATGGTTTGATATTTTGGTACTCCCAACCTTTGGAAATACCATGGCAAACAGGCTCAAAACAGGTCATTTTTAATTAAATTTTTCAGGATTAAAAAGCTGAAAAACAATTAATTACGACGTTTTTGAGTACCACAAATGTAGCAATCACATTTTGGTACTCACTTTGGTACCGGAAACATTAAGAAAGTATGCGTCAAATTGAGTGATCTGAAAACAAAAAACCCCGTAAATCATATAATTTACAGGGTTTTGGGAATTAAAGTATCCCTTTTTGTGGGAGTTACTGGGTTCGAACCAGTGACCCTCTGCTTGTAAGGCAGATGCTCTGAACCAGCTGAGCTAAACTCCCTTTGTTTTGGGACTGCAAATATAGAATTTGCAACCGTTACCTCAAAAAATAATTTAATTTATTTATAAGTAGTTAATATGCAGTTTGTTGCAATGCGTTCACATGGCAATATTGTGGCCGGGGCGGGGGTCTTCGGGTAAAATTTCCATCTCGGGGCAGTCAATATAATCGGCATACCACTGTATGGCACCAACAACATCAAGGGCGTCATCGGCGGTAATGTTAATAGTTTCGAAGGCATACAGCTTATTATGGGCATAGCCATATAGCTGAATTTCAGACTCATTGGCGCTAAAACGCTCTTCACTAAGGCAAAACACGCGTATTTTTAAGCTGGTGTCTCTCGAGTGTATCACGTCCCGGCAGGGGTCATGTGGGTCTGTAGCCAATAAATAAACATTGTAGTCCATACTATTGTAACATTGGTGATATAATTAGCATCCAATAACTATATCATAACTAAATACCACCTATTGTGTTTTTGTTATTTTATATAATTATGTACAACGGGAATTTTTTACCCGTTTGCTGTGTACATATTTCTACAACGTAAATAGTTTTAAACAAGCAATATGCCTTTTTAAAGCTATTAGGACCTGTTTTATATAAAGGCACTGCATTTGTAATATAATTAATGCCCTTCCCAAAGGGAGTTTTTCATAGGTAGATGTAGGGCCGAAATACTGCGAGAGTCTTTCGGCCTTTTTTGTGCCTTATGGTTTACTCTTATTAGCTATACCCACTCCTATTTGCTATAAACTACAGTTTTTTAAATCCGTGTTAAAAAGCCGTACGTAAGTGCTTAAACAAAACATTGTAATAAAACACTTTACGCAAATTTTTCTCAACTATGAAAACAGAAATTAATCAAATTACAGGCGGGGCAAATATGGCCAGAAGGTCCTTTTTGCGCTATGCCGGTGCCAGTGCCGCTACCGTGGCTGTACTGGGCGCAGCATCTTGCAAAAAAGATAAAGTAGTTATAGTAGACGGTACTGTAGACCTTGGTAAAGGCGATATAGGTATATTAAACTATGCATATGCGCTTGAGCAGTTAGAAGCCGCCTTTTACCTTGCAGTGGTTGCTAACCCATACAGCGGTATCACTGCTATGGAAACCACCTATTTAACAGACATTCGTGACCACGAGGTATTGCACCGCGACTTTTTTAAGGCAGCTTTAGGCAGCAATGCCATACCTAAATTAGAGTTTGATTTAAGCAGTGTAGACTTAAGCAACCGTACACAGGTATTAGCGACCGCTAAATTATTGGAAGATACAGGCGTTAAGGCCTACGACGGTGCAGGTTACTTAATCGAAAGTGCAGATTATCTTACCATTGCCGGTAAAATTGTATCGGTTGAGGCAAGGCACGCAGCATTAATTGCTAACCTGATAACCCCCGGAAGCTTTGTTGCAAGCGACAATGTGGATGCTAACGGCTTAAATGCTTCTTTATCAATTGCAGAAGTACTTACAGCGGCATCGCCGTTCTTCAAGACAAAGATATCTGCACGTAGTTTTAATTACATACCATAATCACACATCGCCATGAATTTATTTAATATATTAGACGAAATAGAAAAAGTTGATCCGGAAGTATACGAGCGTTTAGACGAGCGTCGTTCGGTAATCAAAAATATAGCAAGCTTTGGTTCAAAAGTGGCCGTTGCAGCTATGCCATTTGCTTTAGGTACAATGTTTAAAAAAGCATATGGCCAAAGCACTTCATCAATTGTTAGCGTGTTGAATTTCGCTTTAACATTGGAGTATCTTGAAGCTGAATACTATAATCAGGGTACAGCAAAAGGTGTTATACCAAGCGCACAGCAATCGTACATTGCACACATCACTGCCGATGAGAACAAACACGTTACGTTTCTTAAAACTGTTATCTCATCATTAGGTTCTACACCGGTTTCTAAACCAAACATAGATCTTTCGGGTGGTAATGGCAGCGGAAATGGTCCGTTTAAAACAGCCCTTACAGATTTCCCTACATTTTTAGCAGTAGCGCAAGCATTTGAAGATACAGGTGTACGTGCCTACAAAGGCCAGGCGCCAAACCTATTGGGTAATAAAGTAGTTTTAACTGCTGCACTATCTATCCATGCTGTTGAGGCACGCCATGCTTCGGCTATCCGTAAACTACGCCACGATTTAGGCCATAGTACTACTACCAGGCCTTACATTGTAAGCTCGGCATCATTAGGTAACGATACCGGTATAGCAGCTGTAAACGGCAACTATGCAGGCGAAGAAAACGTTACGCAGGGTGGTGTTAATTTATCATCATTGGCTGCAACAAGCGTGGTTACCGCCGCGTTTGACGAGCCATTAGCAAAACAAGCGGTATTAGATCTTTTAGTAGGTTCATTCCTGGTTGGATAATTAGTACACCCATAATTAATAAAAAAAAGCGGCACCCAAAAGGTGCCGCTTTTTTTATTTAAGGCGTCTTAAAAGATGTTATTGCCTTGGGCGATGCTGCGGCTGTTGCTGCTGACGGGCTTGCTCTTGCTGTTGTTGACGAGCCTGCTGTTGCTGCTGACGTTGTTGTTCAGCCTGTTGCTGACGAGCCTCTTGCTGCTGCTGGCGGGCTTGCTCTTGTTGTTGTTGACGAGCTTGCTGCTGACGTTGTTGTTCAGCCTGTTGCTGACGAGCCTCTTGCTGCTGCTGGCGGGCTTGCTCTTGTTGCTGTTGACGAGCCTGCTGTTGTTGTACAGCCTGCTGCTGACGGGCTTGCTCTTGTTGTTGCTGACGGCCTTGATCTTGCTGACGAGCCTGTTGCTGACGCCCCTGTTGTTCCTGGCGTTGCACAGCATTTTGATCTGTTTGCCTGCTTTGCTCTATAGCCTGCTGGTGTTGTTGCCGGCGCTGATCAACAGTTTGCTGGTTTTGTTGTGTTCGCTCGTCGCGGGCTTGCTGCCTTTGCAGGTCGCGGGTTTGTTGCTGTTGCTTGTTAGCATCGTTTATAATAGCCGGCCTGTTGTTGCGATCGGCAGGTGTTGGCCTGTTATTATTATTATTGGGCCTTGTTGCCGCCCTGCTATCATCAACAGGTTTAGCCTGGGTATTACGGTTGTCGTTATTTACGCGCACCACCCTGTTGTCGGGGTTGCTTTTACGTGCTTCCTCGGCCAGTTTGTTGGCATTGGCGCGGTTGTACGATGCGCCCTTGCTACGGTCAATTATGCCTATGCGCTCGTTAGGGTTTTGCCTTTTGTATGCAGCGCCATCAATCACCCTTGATGGGCGTGCATCATCTGTACGCCTAACAGCTGGCCTATAAATATTAACCGTGTTATTGTTGTTCACCCTGGTTTCTGACGGGCGGTTTACATTATTTATATTATAAACACGTACCGGGCGTCGGGTGTAACGTTGTATATCATCGCGGCGCGGGCCTGCATAATAAGTGCGGTTATTATACACATAAGTGTTATGTATATAAGTAGTGTTGTTTATAATATAATGTACCCGGTTGTATGGTGCATAGTAATTATAAATATCGGGCGATGTTAAATAGTTTTGCGGTGCAAATACCCAGTAATTATCGGGTATATCGTAACCACCGTTACCTATGTTTACATTAATGCTGATGCCCGGCGATAATGGTGCCCAGCCGTAGTAACCGCCGCCATTGCGCCAGCTAACCCATGCAGGTGCCCACTCGCTTCCGGGTATCCATTCCCAACCGTAGTAATTATCAAAACGCCACCTGCCATAATGGAAAGTTGCCCATCCCCATGGATAGTCGGACACCCATGTATTACCGTAGTCGGTTAATACCCAGTGGCCGCGTGTAGCATAGGGCCTAAAGTCTTCTTCCACGTCCGGCACCCATACGTTGCCGTACTCAGGGTCGCTTACCCAGGTGCCATAAGGCTGTAGTTCGTCATAAAACTCCTGCTCAGATATATATTCGCCTTGCTGCTGCGCTTTACTTTTATTTGGTGCAGTAAGTATGAGTAAGAAAGCTAATAAGCTTATTCCCCATATTTTATTTAATATTCTCATAATCCTGTTATAAATTGAGGTTCTGTGTATATTGACATATTTTATTGGCAAACGTTTAACCATATATAGGTTTATAATGCCAGGTAACCAAACAATTACAAGGCCGTTTTATTATTATCGTACGTGTTTGCCTATTTTGAATAATTTTGACGCTTAATACATCAACTATATGAGTACAGTAAATATCCCCCGCCTTGACCTAAACACCTACATTAATGGTACTGCCGATGAGCGAAAGGCTTTTTCGGAAAGTATTGGAAAAGCCTTTAACGAAACCGGTTTTGTTACCATTACCAACCACGGGTTAAGCAAACAACTGATAGACAATTTATACCAACAAGTAAAGGCGCTTTTTGCTTTACCCGATGGTGTAAAAATGAAATACGAGATACCCGGGCTTGCAGGCCAGCGTGGCTACACCAGCAAAAACAAAGAAACTGCCAAGGGCTTTAAAGTGCCCGATCTGAAAGAGTTTTGGCAAATTGGCCAAACCGTTAGCGACGACTCGCCCCAAAAAGAACTATACCCCGATAATATTGTGGTAGACGAGTTGCCCGAATTTAATACAACCACTTTAGAGGTTTATAAAAAGCTGGAATGGGCAGGTATACATTTGCTGCACGCTATAGCTGTTTACTTGAACCTGCCCGAAAACTATTTTGATGATAAGGTGCAAAACGGGAATTCGATACTGCGCACGCTGCATTACTTCCCGATTGAAGACCCTGATGCGCTGCCTGATGATGCTGTACGCGCCGGTGCCCATGAGGATATTAACCTGATCACGTTATTAATAGGTGCCAGTGCCGATGGTTTGGAATTACTTACCCGCGAAAATAAATGGTTTCCCGTAAAAGCTTACGGCGAAGACCTGGTAGTTAACGTAGGCGATATGCTGCAGCGGTTAACTAATAATAAGCTAAAATCTACAACGCATAGAGTGGTTAACCCACCGCGCGAACAAATGAAATTTTCAAGGTTCTCGGTGCCGTTCTTTCTGCATCCAAAAGCCGATATGGACCTAACCAGCTTGTCATCAACAATTGATGCAGCCCACCCTAAGGTTTATGAAGACATTACCGCAGGCGAATACCTGGATGAACGTTTGAGAGAAATAGGATTGAAGAAATAACAATAAAGCCGGCTCATCGCCGGCTTTATTGTTTGTTTTTATTCCAGTACTACCTTTTCGTGCTGATAGGGTATCTCTACATTGGCAAAGCCTTTTTCTTTTAATTTTTCGGCAAAGTGCTGCTGCACATCGTACTCGCCATGCACAAGGAATAGCTTTTTAACCAACTTAGGGTCCTGGCACGATACAAAATGCAGCAAGTCTTCATAATCACCATGGGCGCTCATGCTTTTTATCGATTCTACGTCGGCATTTACCAGGTACGGTTCGCCAAAAATATGCACTTCCTTTTCGCCGCGGGCAAGGCGGCCGCCAAGCGAATTTGGTTCGGCATAACCTACCATCAGGATGGTGTTTTTTTGGTTGCCAATGTTATTTTTAATGTGATGCTTTACGCGCCCTGCCTCGGCCATGCCAGATGAAGATATAATAACACAAGGCCTTACATCATCGTTAAGGGCTATCGACTCTTGTGTAGTTTGTATAAATTTTAAACCCTTAAAGCCAAACGGATCAGCATCAATTTTTAAAACTTCTTTTACATC from Inquilinus sp. KBS0705 encodes:
- a CDS encoding ferritin-like domain-containing protein, which produces MNLFNILDEIEKVDPEVYERLDERRSVIKNIASFGSKVAVAAMPFALGTMFKKAYGQSTSSIVSVLNFALTLEYLEAEYYNQGTAKGVIPSAQQSYIAHITADENKHVTFLKTVISSLGSTPVSKPNIDLSGGNGSGNGPFKTALTDFPTFLAVAQAFEDTGVRAYKGQAPNLLGNKVVLTAALSIHAVEARHASAIRKLRHDLGHSTTTRPYIVSSASLGNDTGIAAVNGNYAGEENVTQGGVNLSSLAATSVVTAAFDEPLAKQAVLDLLVGSFLVG
- a CDS encoding isopenicillin N synthase family oxygenase, encoding MSTVNIPRLDLNTYINGTADERKAFSESIGKAFNETGFVTITNHGLSKQLIDNLYQQVKALFALPDGVKMKYEIPGLAGQRGYTSKNKETAKGFKVPDLKEFWQIGQTVSDDSPQKELYPDNIVVDELPEFNTTTLEVYKKLEWAGIHLLHAIAVYLNLPENYFDDKVQNGNSILRTLHYFPIEDPDALPDDAVRAGAHEDINLITLLIGASADGLELLTRENKWFPVKAYGEDLVVNVGDMLQRLTNNKLKSTTHRVVNPPREQMKFSRFSVPFFLHPKADMDLTSLSSTIDAAHPKVYEDITAGEYLDERLREIGLKK
- a CDS encoding site-specific integrase, with protein sequence MKATNRFNVHFKIRTERMRDGFAPVFLGIVVDGQKSYMSLKNFQADAEHWDRVKGYGRKDTKQGRAINEYLDEVRMTIKSHYRDLELNGNRITCESLKDAFLGNVQEDSPIMFSKLVAFHNEQAMALLSIGTMRHYYVTQRYLIKFYKLKFKKEDIALSLLNYKFIADFEIFLYNHKPADHQKPMDTNGVLKHLVRLKKMVNLAISLSWLDKDPFKGFKMKKKKVEKDFLNEWELDSIEKKTFDIERLAMVRDMFVFCCYTGLSYVDVMNLKPEHIVKGIDAELWIKTFRQKTSIPVNTPLLGQAQEILKNYKNNVRAKVKGTVFPIISNQKVNSYLKEIADVCGIKKNLTFHIARHTFATTITLSNGVPIETVSKMLGHTKIATTQIYARVLEKKVSDDMAMLRNKLG
- a CDS encoding ferritin-like domain-containing protein, translating into MKTEINQITGGANMARRSFLRYAGASAATVAVLGAASCKKDKVVIVDGTVDLGKGDIGILNYAYALEQLEAAFYLAVVANPYSGITAMETTYLTDIRDHEVLHRDFFKAALGSNAIPKLEFDLSSVDLSNRTQVLATAKLLEDTGVKAYDGAGYLIESADYLTIAGKIVSVEARHAALIANLITPGSFVASDNVDANGLNASLSIAEVLTAASPFFKTKISARSFNYIP